One Amycolatopsis thermophila DNA segment encodes these proteins:
- a CDS encoding enoyl-CoA hydratase/isomerase family protein, which translates to MASGLEFARDGAVATLTFARPEKKNAITHDMWAAIPDVVGEVEGDPALKVLVLTGAGADFSAGADISEFGSLRSTADGAAAYDKVVEGAVTALAGMTKPTVAKIRGNCIGGGCQISVACDFRFADPGARFGITPAKLGIVYDFRSTHQLVSLIGPAHARYFLLSGQLIDATRAREIGLVNDVSDDLDTTVEQFTATLCSRSQASIRGMNRIIGKILDGRSETDDEVEAIRLAAIHGEDYAEGVAAFLDRRPPRFTAS; encoded by the coding sequence ATGGCATCTGGGCTGGAGTTCGCCCGCGACGGGGCAGTGGCCACGCTGACCTTCGCGCGGCCGGAGAAGAAGAACGCGATCACGCACGACATGTGGGCGGCGATCCCGGACGTCGTGGGGGAGGTCGAGGGTGATCCGGCGCTGAAGGTGCTCGTGCTGACCGGCGCGGGGGCGGACTTCTCGGCCGGTGCGGACATCAGCGAGTTCGGCAGCCTGCGCTCCACAGCGGACGGCGCGGCGGCCTACGACAAGGTCGTCGAGGGCGCCGTGACCGCGCTCGCCGGCATGACCAAGCCGACCGTGGCGAAGATCCGCGGCAACTGCATCGGCGGCGGCTGCCAGATCTCGGTCGCCTGCGACTTCCGCTTCGCCGACCCCGGCGCCCGTTTCGGGATCACCCCGGCGAAACTGGGCATCGTCTACGACTTCCGCTCCACCCACCAGCTCGTGTCGCTGATCGGGCCCGCCCACGCGCGGTACTTCCTGCTGTCCGGTCAGCTGATCGACGCCACCCGGGCCCGCGAGATCGGCCTCGTCAACGACGTCTCCGACGACCTCGACACCACCGTGGAGCAGTTCACCGCCACCCTCTGCTCCCGTTCCCAGGCCTCGATCCGCGGCATGAACCGGATCATCGGCAAGATCCTCGACGGGCGGTCCGAGACCGACGACGAGGTCGAGGCGATCCGGCTGGCCGCCATCCACGGCGAGGACTACGCGGAGGGCGTCGCCGCCTTCCTGGACCGCCGCCCGCCCAGGTTCACCGCCTCCTGA
- a CDS encoding RelA/SpoT family protein, whose translation MSQELGSPAPARETAENRGAQPQGVTRAPSATRRVRARLARRITAQRAAPVKQVLEPLAAIHRDLHPNADLSLLQRAYDVAEELHRHQRRKSGDPYITHPLAVATILAELGMDTTTLVAALLHDTVEDTGYSVEQLTADFGDKVAQLVDGVTKLDKVKLGTAAEAETIRKMVIAMARDPRVLVIKLADRLHNMRTMRFLPPEKQVRKAKETLEVLAPLAHRLGMATVKWELEDLAFAILQPKKYDEIVRLVADRAPSRDIYLRKVIDELTGALGGSRITAKVEGRPKHYYSIHQKMIVRGRDLDDIHDLVGVRILVEDVRDCYAAMGVVHALWQPMPGRFKDYIAQPRFGVYQSLHTTVIGPDGKPLEVQIRTYEMHHTAEYGIAAHWRYKETRGTHSSSHGTAVDIDEMAWMRQLLDWQREAADPGEFLDSLRYELAAREIFVFTPKGDVVTLPVGGTPVDFAYAVHTEVGHRCIGARVNGRLVALERKLENGDVVEIFTSKAENSGPSRDWLTFAKSPKARAKIRQWFAKERRDEAIDAGKDAITKEVRKVGLPLQRLVSAEAMGALAAELHHSDISSLYAAVGEGHVSARHVVQRLVALIGGVEEAEDELAARSTPSTVTRRRAANDVGVVVKDATDVWTKLARCCTPVPGDEILGFVTRGGGVSVHRTDCTNAEDLRAQPERLVEVEWAPSANSVFLVSIQVEALDRHRLLSDVTKVLADEKVNILSASVQTSRDRVAVSRFTFEMGDPKHLGHVLKVVRGVEGVYDVYRVTSAS comes from the coding sequence TTGAGCCAGGAGCTCGGGAGCCCCGCACCCGCTCGGGAGACCGCCGAGAACCGCGGCGCCCAGCCGCAGGGCGTCACCAGGGCCCCGTCCGCGACGCGGCGCGTCCGCGCCCGGCTCGCGCGCCGCATCACCGCGCAGCGCGCCGCCCCGGTCAAGCAGGTCCTCGAACCGCTCGCCGCGATCCACCGCGACCTGCACCCGAACGCGGACCTGAGCCTGCTGCAGCGCGCCTACGACGTGGCCGAGGAGCTGCACCGGCACCAGCGGCGCAAGTCCGGCGACCCCTACATCACCCACCCGCTCGCGGTGGCGACGATCCTCGCCGAGCTGGGCATGGACACCACGACCCTCGTCGCGGCGCTGCTGCACGACACGGTCGAGGACACCGGCTACTCGGTGGAACAGCTGACCGCCGACTTCGGCGACAAGGTCGCCCAGCTCGTCGACGGCGTCACCAAGCTGGACAAGGTCAAGCTGGGCACCGCGGCCGAGGCCGAGACCATCCGCAAGATGGTCATCGCGATGGCCCGCGACCCGCGCGTCCTCGTCATCAAGCTCGCCGACCGCCTGCACAACATGCGCACCATGCGGTTCCTGCCGCCGGAGAAGCAGGTCCGCAAGGCCAAGGAAACCCTCGAGGTCCTGGCGCCGCTGGCGCACCGCCTGGGCATGGCGACGGTCAAGTGGGAGCTGGAGGACCTGGCGTTCGCCATCCTGCAGCCCAAGAAGTACGACGAGATCGTCCGGCTCGTCGCCGACCGCGCCCCGTCGCGGGACATCTACCTGCGCAAGGTGATCGACGAGCTGACCGGCGCGCTCGGCGGCTCCCGCATCACCGCGAAGGTCGAGGGCAGGCCGAAGCACTACTACTCGATCCACCAGAAGATGATCGTCCGCGGCCGCGACCTGGACGACATCCACGACCTGGTGGGCGTGCGCATCCTCGTCGAGGACGTGCGGGACTGCTACGCGGCCATGGGTGTCGTGCACGCGCTGTGGCAGCCGATGCCCGGCCGGTTCAAGGACTACATCGCCCAGCCGCGCTTCGGTGTGTACCAGTCGCTGCACACCACCGTCATCGGTCCCGACGGCAAGCCGCTCGAGGTGCAGATCCGCACCTACGAGATGCACCACACGGCCGAGTACGGCATCGCCGCGCACTGGCGGTACAAGGAAACCCGAGGCACCCACAGCAGTTCTCACGGCACCGCCGTCGACATCGACGAGATGGCGTGGATGCGGCAGCTGCTCGACTGGCAGCGCGAGGCGGCGGACCCGGGGGAGTTCCTCGACTCGCTGCGCTACGAGCTCGCCGCCCGCGAGATCTTCGTCTTCACGCCCAAGGGCGACGTCGTGACGTTGCCGGTCGGCGGCACACCGGTCGACTTCGCCTACGCCGTGCACACCGAGGTGGGGCACCGCTGCATCGGCGCACGCGTCAACGGCCGGCTCGTCGCGCTGGAACGCAAGCTGGAGAACGGCGACGTCGTCGAGATCTTCACCTCCAAGGCGGAGAACTCCGGGCCCAGCCGCGACTGGCTGACCTTCGCCAAGTCGCCCAAGGCGCGCGCCAAGATCCGCCAGTGGTTCGCGAAGGAACGCCGCGACGAGGCCATCGACGCGGGCAAGGACGCGATCACCAAGGAGGTCCGCAAGGTCGGGCTGCCGCTGCAGCGGCTGGTGTCGGCGGAGGCGATGGGCGCGCTGGCGGCCGAGCTGCATCACTCCGACATCAGCTCGCTGTACGCCGCGGTCGGCGAAGGGCACGTCAGCGCGCGGCACGTCGTGCAGCGGCTGGTGGCGTTGATCGGCGGTGTCGAGGAGGCCGAGGACGAGCTCGCGGCCCGGTCCACGCCGTCGACGGTCACCCGGCGCCGGGCGGCCAACGACGTCGGCGTGGTGGTCAAGGACGCGACCGACGTGTGGACGAAGCTGGCGCGCTGCTGCACCCCGGTGCCCGGCGACGAGATCCTGGGTTTCGTCACCCGCGGCGGTGGCGTCAGCGTGCACCGCACGGACTGCACGAACGCCGAGGACCTGCGCGCCCAGCCCGAGCGGCTGGTCGAGGTGGAGTGGGCGCCGTCGGCGAACTCGGTGTTCCTGGTGTCCATCCAGGTCGAGGCGCTCGACCGGCACCGGCTGCTGTCCGACGTGACGAAGGTGCTGGCGGACGAGAAGGTCAACATCCTGTCCGCGTCGGTGCAGACCTCCCGGGACCGGGTCGCGGTCAGCCGGTTCACCTTCGAGATGGGCGACCCCAAGCACCTGGGCCACGTGCTGAAGGTGGTCCGGGGCGTCGAGGGCGTCTACGACGTCTACCGCGTCACGTCGGCCTCGTAG
- a CDS encoding adenine phosphoribosyltransferase, whose protein sequence is MELERALGLIAEVPDFPEPGVLFRDLSPLFADADGFRAVVDALAATVDPAVDLLAAVEARGFLLAAAVGYARGLGVVLVRKPGKLPSVAGRVDYALEYGTATLELPAGVVEPGRRAVVIDDVLATGGTVAAACELLEKAGAEVAGVSVVLELAALAGRSVLSGRTVRSLLAV, encoded by the coding sequence GTGGAGCTGGAGCGTGCTCTCGGCCTGATCGCCGAGGTGCCGGACTTCCCCGAGCCCGGCGTGCTGTTCCGCGACCTGTCCCCGCTGTTCGCCGACGCCGACGGGTTCCGCGCGGTGGTCGACGCACTGGCCGCGACGGTCGACCCCGCGGTGGACCTGCTGGCCGCGGTGGAAGCGCGCGGGTTCCTGCTTGCCGCGGCGGTCGGCTACGCGCGCGGGCTCGGCGTGGTGCTGGTGCGCAAGCCCGGCAAACTGCCGAGCGTGGCGGGCCGGGTGGACTACGCGCTGGAGTACGGAACCGCGACGCTGGAGCTGCCCGCGGGCGTCGTGGAGCCCGGCCGTCGCGCGGTGGTGATCGACGACGTGCTCGCGACCGGTGGCACCGTGGCGGCGGCGTGTGAGCTGCTGGAGAAGGCCGGTGCCGAGGTGGCCGGGGTGTCGGTGGTGTTGGAGCTGGCGGCCCTGGCGGGGCGGTCGGTGCTGAGCGGCCGCACAGTGCGCTCGCTGCTCGCGGTCTGA
- the secF gene encoding protein translocase subunit SecF → MADELNTETAGATPAAKPARRESVFHRLYVGTGAFDIVGKRKRWYVFFAVLVLVCLASIGIKGFNLGIEFEGGTQIQMPAQGANGPITADDAKRAFADALGEQAESAQTVGVGNAATVQLRSSTLDADQVGKVKQSLFDELKPLGSNGQPSAQAISDSAVSASWGQEISRQALIALGVFMVLVTVFLAIYFERWMAITALIALVHDILVTAGIYSLVGFEVTPATVIGLLTILGFSLYDTVVVFDKVKENTRGILGLTRRTYGETANLALNQTLMRSINTSVIALLPVLGLLIVGYILLGSGTLQDLALVQLTGMLAGVLSSLFLATPLLVDLKMRDPKYKQQAERVRARRANQARKAAERDADFDAADDEALDAELRKEKAYAAAASVPARTPKAQPRRGRPSGKRKR, encoded by the coding sequence GTGGCTGACGAGCTGAACACCGAGACCGCCGGCGCCACGCCGGCCGCGAAGCCGGCCCGTCGGGAGAGCGTGTTCCACCGGCTCTACGTCGGCACGGGCGCGTTCGACATCGTCGGCAAGCGCAAGCGCTGGTACGTGTTCTTCGCCGTGCTCGTGCTGGTCTGCCTCGCCTCGATCGGCATCAAGGGCTTCAACCTCGGCATCGAGTTCGAGGGCGGCACGCAGATCCAGATGCCGGCCCAGGGTGCGAACGGCCCGATCACCGCCGACGACGCGAAGCGGGCGTTCGCCGACGCGCTGGGCGAGCAGGCCGAGTCGGCCCAGACGGTCGGTGTCGGCAACGCCGCCACCGTCCAGCTGCGGTCCAGCACGCTGGACGCCGACCAGGTCGGCAAGGTCAAGCAGTCCCTGTTCGACGAGCTCAAGCCGCTGGGCAGCAACGGCCAGCCGAGCGCGCAGGCCATCAGCGACAGCGCGGTGAGCGCGTCCTGGGGGCAGGAGATCTCGCGGCAGGCGCTCATCGCGCTCGGGGTGTTCATGGTCCTGGTGACCGTGTTCCTGGCGATCTACTTCGAGCGGTGGATGGCGATCACCGCGCTCATCGCGCTGGTGCACGACATCCTCGTCACCGCGGGCATCTACTCGCTGGTCGGGTTCGAGGTGACCCCGGCGACGGTGATCGGCCTGCTGACGATCCTCGGCTTCTCGCTGTACGACACCGTGGTGGTGTTCGACAAGGTCAAGGAGAACACCCGCGGCATCCTCGGCCTGACGCGGCGCACCTACGGCGAGACGGCGAACCTGGCGCTGAACCAGACGCTGATGCGGTCGATCAACACGTCGGTCATCGCGCTGCTGCCGGTGCTCGGCCTGCTGATCGTCGGTTACATCCTGCTCGGCTCGGGCACGCTGCAGGACCTGGCGCTCGTGCAGCTGACCGGCATGCTCGCCGGTGTGCTGTCGTCGCTGTTCCTGGCCACGCCGCTGCTGGTGGACCTCAAGATGCGGGACCCGAAGTACAAGCAGCAGGCCGAGCGGGTGCGGGCGCGCCGCGCGAACCAGGCCCGCAAGGCCGCCGAGCGGGACGCCGACTTCGACGCGGCCGACGACGAGGCGCTGGACGCCGAGCTGCGCAAGGAGAAGGCGTACGCGGCGGCGGCGAGCGTCCCGGCGCGGACGCCGAAGGCGCAGCCGCGGCGCGGGCGGCCCTCGGGCAAGCGGAAGCGCTGA
- the secD gene encoding protein translocase subunit SecD — protein MAPPAGRIRPGRYLGLFILIVVVLYALVFFTGGGKATPKLGIDLQGGTRVTLSARTPDGSAPSRESLNQARQIIETRVNGIGVSGTEVVLDGSNIVITVPGEQGDQAKKLGQTAQLGFRKVLDMQQATAPPAAPPPGQAEDPAAIQAAKATRQAADLVTGSGDTLAAGPNASAALSAFTCSTQDPLRGNDDPNLPLLACDQNGTAKYLLGPVFLKGTEIDNAVSSPPAQNKPQWTVDLTFKSEGRKVWGDFTTKNIGQNAAFVLDTQVVSAPTIQSAILDGQTQITGNFTQQSSKDLADILKYGSLPLSFTSSDATTVSATLGLASLEAGLIAGGIGLALVFIYCLVYYRLLGLLTIVSLALSGLIVYAVLVLLGRWINFTLDLAGVAGFIIAIGVTADSFVVFFERLKDEIREGGRSFRSAVPRGWVRARRTILASDAVMFLASAVLYAIAVGDVQGFAFTLGMSTVLDLIVVFLVTHPLVALASQSKFLSQPKLTGLGGVQTLAAQRRSARKVPAGAGAKES, from the coding sequence GTGGCACCACCGGCCGGGCGGATCCGCCCGGGACGCTATCTCGGCCTGTTCATCCTGATCGTGGTCGTGCTCTACGCCCTGGTGTTCTTCACCGGCGGCGGCAAGGCGACCCCGAAGCTGGGCATCGACCTGCAGGGCGGCACCCGGGTGACGCTGAGCGCGCGCACGCCGGACGGTTCGGCGCCCTCACGCGAGTCGCTCAACCAGGCCCGCCAGATCATCGAGACCCGCGTGAACGGCATCGGTGTCAGTGGCACCGAGGTCGTCCTCGACGGCAGCAACATCGTGATCACGGTACCGGGCGAGCAGGGCGACCAGGCCAAGAAGCTGGGCCAGACCGCCCAGCTGGGCTTCCGCAAGGTCCTCGACATGCAGCAGGCGACCGCGCCGCCGGCCGCGCCGCCGCCCGGTCAGGCCGAGGACCCGGCCGCGATCCAGGCCGCCAAGGCGACCCGCCAGGCGGCGGACCTGGTCACCGGCAGCGGCGACACCCTCGCCGCGGGCCCGAACGCCTCCGCGGCGCTGAGCGCGTTCACCTGCTCGACGCAGGACCCGCTGCGCGGCAACGACGACCCGAACCTGCCGCTGCTGGCGTGCGACCAGAACGGCACGGCGAAGTACCTGCTCGGCCCGGTGTTCCTCAAGGGCACCGAGATCGACAACGCGGTGTCCTCCCCGCCGGCGCAGAACAAGCCCCAGTGGACCGTGGACCTGACGTTCAAGTCCGAGGGCCGCAAGGTGTGGGGCGACTTCACCACCAAGAACATCGGCCAGAACGCGGCGTTCGTGCTGGACACCCAGGTCGTGTCCGCGCCGACGATCCAGAGCGCGATCCTCGACGGCCAGACGCAGATCACGGGCAACTTCACGCAGCAGTCCAGCAAGGACCTCGCCGACATCCTCAAGTACGGCTCACTGCCGCTGTCGTTCACCTCCTCCGACGCCACCACCGTGTCCGCCACGCTCGGCCTGGCCTCGCTCGAGGCGGGCCTCATCGCCGGCGGCATCGGCCTGGCGCTGGTGTTCATCTACTGCCTGGTGTACTACCGCCTGCTCGGCCTGCTGACCATCGTGTCGCTGGCCCTGTCCGGTCTCATCGTCTACGCGGTGCTGGTGCTGCTCGGGCGGTGGATCAACTTCACGCTCGACCTCGCCGGCGTCGCCGGGTTCATCATCGCCATCGGTGTCACCGCGGACTCGTTCGTGGTGTTCTTCGAACGGCTCAAGGACGAGATACGCGAGGGCGGGCGCAGCTTCCGCTCCGCGGTGCCACGCGGCTGGGTGCGCGCCCGGCGCACGATCCTCGCCTCGGACGCGGTCATGTTCCTCGCGTCCGCGGTGCTGTACGCCATCGCGGTCGGCGACGTGCAGGGCTTCGCCTTCACCCTGGGCATGTCGACCGTCCTCGACCTGATCGTGGTGTTCCTGGTGACGCACCCGCTGGTCGCGCTGGCGTCGCAGTCGAAGTTCCTGTCCCAGCCGAAACTCACCGGCCTTGGCGGCGTGCAGACGCTGGCCGCGCAGCGCCGGTCCGCGCGCAAGGTGCCCGCCGGCGCGGGCGCGAAGGAGTCCTGA
- the yajC gene encoding preprotein translocase subunit YajC gives MEQLFLPLLLMLVVAIPLVMGTRKQKRAAQEQQKLQSSLSDGDRVMTTSGLYGTVADTSSDTTIDIEIAPGVVTTWLRQAVREKVAPEVDETGADEDEAVVEPAEETTGASVAEADAKPGPQIAPPLEHEKK, from the coding sequence ATGGAACAGCTTTTCCTGCCGTTGCTGCTCATGCTCGTCGTGGCGATCCCGCTGGTGATGGGCACCCGGAAGCAGAAGCGTGCCGCGCAGGAGCAGCAGAAGCTGCAGAGCAGCCTGTCCGACGGCGACCGGGTGATGACGACCTCCGGCCTGTACGGCACGGTGGCCGACACCAGCAGCGACACCACGATCGACATCGAGATCGCGCCCGGTGTCGTCACGACGTGGCTGCGCCAGGCGGTGCGTGAGAAGGTCGCGCCCGAGGTCGACGAGACCGGCGCCGACGAGGACGAGGCTGTCGTCGAGCCGGCCGAGGAGACCACCGGGGCTTCGGTGGCCGAGGCCGACGCGAAGCCCGGCCCGCAGATCGCGCCGCCGCTGGAGCACGAGAAGAAGTAG
- the ruvB gene encoding Holliday junction branch migration DNA helicase RuvB, with translation METTLRPSRLSEFIGQPRVREQLELVLESARRRGVPPDHVLLSGPPGLGKTSLAMIVAAELDASIRITSGPALERAGDLAAMLSNLAEGDVLFIDEIHRIARPAEEMLYLAMEDFRVDVVVGKGPGATSIPLEIAPFTLVGATTRSGALTGPLRDRFGFTGQMEFYADHELDQVVRRSAKILDIEIDAEGSAEIARRSRGTPRIANRLLRRVRDYAEVRVDGRVTLEVARAALAVYDVDELGLDRLDRAVLSALVHSFGGGPVGVATLAVAVGEEPTTVEEVCEPYLVRAGMLARTPRGRVATASAWEHLGLRPPSRPDQAGPTLFD, from the coding sequence ATGGAGACGACACTGCGCCCGAGCAGGCTGAGCGAGTTCATCGGCCAGCCGCGGGTGCGCGAGCAGCTGGAACTGGTGCTGGAGAGCGCCCGCCGCCGCGGTGTGCCGCCGGACCACGTGCTGCTGTCCGGCCCGCCCGGCCTGGGCAAGACGAGCCTGGCGATGATCGTCGCGGCCGAGCTGGACGCCTCGATCCGCATCACCTCCGGCCCGGCCCTGGAACGCGCGGGCGACCTCGCCGCGATGCTGTCCAACCTGGCCGAGGGCGACGTGCTGTTCATCGACGAGATCCACCGCATCGCCCGTCCGGCCGAGGAGATGCTGTACCTGGCGATGGAGGACTTCCGCGTCGACGTCGTGGTCGGGAAGGGTCCCGGCGCCACCAGCATCCCGCTGGAGATCGCGCCGTTCACCCTGGTCGGCGCCACCACCCGGTCGGGCGCGCTGACCGGTCCCCTGCGCGACCGCTTCGGGTTCACCGGCCAGATGGAGTTCTACGCCGACCACGAGCTCGACCAGGTGGTCCGCCGGTCGGCGAAGATCCTGGACATCGAGATCGACGCCGAGGGCAGCGCGGAGATCGCGCGCCGCTCGCGCGGCACGCCCCGCATCGCCAACCGCCTGCTGCGCCGGGTCCGCGACTACGCCGAGGTGCGCGTGGACGGCCGGGTCACGCTGGAGGTCGCCCGCGCCGCGCTGGCGGTCTACGACGTCGACGAGCTGGGGCTGGACCGGCTCGACCGCGCGGTGCTGTCGGCACTGGTGCACTCCTTCGGTGGCGGCCCGGTCGGCGTGGCCACCCTCGCGGTGGCGGTCGGTGAGGAACCGACGACGGTCGAGGAAGTGTGCGAGCCCTACCTGGTGCGCGCGGGTATGCTCGCCCGGACTCCGCGTGGCCGGGTGGCGACGGCGAGTGCCTGGGAGCACCTGGGGCTGCGCCCGCCCTCCCGCCCGGACCAGGCAGGGCCTACCCTGTTCGACTAA
- the ruvA gene encoding Holliday junction branch migration protein RuvA, translated as MISSVRGEVLSVGLDHVVVEVGGVGLAVQATPATLATLRRGEQTRLHTSLVVREDSLTLFGFADAEARELFGLLQTVSGIGPRLALAALAVLEPDKLRTALAEGNITVLTQVPGIGRKGAERLTLELRDKVTAVAGAGEPAAVPAAGAVRAEVVEALTGLGFPAKQAEQAVEKVLAAGGADTTPAVLRAALSTLGRK; from the coding sequence ATGATCTCCTCGGTGCGGGGCGAGGTCCTCTCGGTCGGTCTCGACCACGTGGTGGTGGAGGTCGGCGGGGTCGGCCTCGCGGTGCAGGCGACGCCGGCGACGCTGGCCACGCTGCGCCGCGGCGAGCAGACCCGGTTGCACACCTCGCTGGTGGTGCGTGAGGACTCGCTGACCCTGTTCGGGTTCGCCGACGCCGAGGCTCGCGAGCTGTTCGGGCTGTTGCAGACCGTCTCCGGCATCGGCCCGCGGCTGGCGCTGGCCGCGCTGGCGGTGCTCGAGCCGGACAAGCTGCGCACGGCGCTGGCCGAAGGCAACATCACCGTGCTCACCCAGGTCCCGGGCATCGGGCGCAAGGGCGCCGAGCGGCTCACGCTCGAACTGCGCGACAAGGTCACCGCGGTCGCCGGCGCCGGTGAGCCGGCCGCGGTCCCGGCCGCCGGCGCGGTGCGCGCCGAGGTCGTCGAGGCCCTCACCGGCCTCGGGTTCCCGGCCAAGCAGGCCGAGCAGGCCGTGGAGAAGGTCCTGGCCGCCGGCGGGGCCGACACCACTCCGGCCGTGCTCCGCGCCGCACTGAGCACCCTCGGCCGCAAGTGA
- the ruvC gene encoding crossover junction endodeoxyribonuclease RuvC, with protein MRVLGVDPGLTRCGLGVVDGGTGRTVSCVAVDVVRTPVGDPLERRLLAVADAVEHWLDTYRPQAVAVERVFSQHNVRTAMGTAQAGGVVALAAARRGLPVVFHTPSEVKAAVTGSGRADKAQVTGMVTRLLGLAQAPRPADAADALALAICHLWRQPMRDRLAEAEARAAELARAHQARLAAAAKSANTVSRTAVTRLNTRTRGKGVRG; from the coding sequence GTGCGAGTGCTCGGCGTGGACCCCGGGCTGACCCGGTGCGGGCTCGGCGTGGTGGACGGCGGCACGGGCCGCACCGTCAGCTGTGTGGCGGTGGACGTCGTGCGCACCCCGGTCGGCGACCCGCTGGAGCGCCGCCTGCTCGCGGTCGCCGACGCCGTCGAGCACTGGCTGGACACCTACCGCCCGCAGGCGGTGGCCGTCGAGCGGGTCTTCAGCCAGCACAACGTGCGCACCGCGATGGGCACCGCCCAGGCCGGGGGAGTGGTGGCACTGGCCGCCGCCCGCCGCGGGCTGCCGGTCGTGTTCCACACCCCGAGCGAGGTCAAGGCCGCCGTCACCGGGTCCGGCCGCGCCGACAAGGCGCAGGTCACCGGGATGGTGACCCGGCTGCTGGGGCTCGCGCAGGCGCCCCGCCCCGCCGACGCCGCGGACGCGCTCGCGCTGGCCATCTGCCACCTGTGGCGCCAGCCGATGCGCGACCGGCTCGCCGAGGCCGAGGCACGCGCCGCCGAGCTGGCCCGGGCGCACCAGGCCCGGCTGGCCGCGGCGGCGAAGTCGGCCAATACCGTGTCCCGGACGGCCGTGACGCGGCTGAACACGCGGACACGAGGGAAGGGAGTGCGGGGATGA
- a CDS encoding DUF4262 domain-containing protein has translation MPPVTETLAPEESDLLEWIVNQAETRGNAVISVAADDEGAGYAFTACVWALHQVPEAVVVGLPEQMAPVLLDAYVDRAANGEKFEPGKVYDDFFDGVPVTFERVAKGHYLEYLGSAFLVYPDGDFPALQIIVATPDGHWPWSEGAPEGFAQWQPVLTESGDPESWTPGVDGP, from the coding sequence ATGCCGCCCGTGACCGAGACCCTCGCTCCCGAAGAATCCGACCTCCTCGAGTGGATCGTCAACCAGGCCGAAACCCGTGGCAACGCGGTGATCTCGGTGGCCGCGGACGACGAAGGAGCGGGTTACGCGTTCACCGCGTGCGTGTGGGCGCTGCACCAGGTGCCGGAGGCGGTCGTGGTCGGGCTGCCCGAGCAGATGGCGCCGGTGCTGCTCGACGCCTACGTCGACCGCGCCGCCAACGGGGAGAAGTTCGAGCCGGGCAAGGTCTACGACGACTTCTTCGACGGCGTGCCGGTCACCTTCGAGCGCGTCGCGAAGGGCCACTACCTCGAGTACCTCGGCAGCGCTTTCCTGGTCTACCCCGACGGCGACTTCCCGGCGCTGCAGATCATCGTCGCCACCCCCGACGGCCACTGGCCGTGGAGCGAGGGTGCGCCCGAGGGGTTCGCGCAGTGGCAGCCGGTGCTGACCGAGAGCGGCGACCCGGAGAGCTGGACCCCCGGCGTGGACGGTCCATAA
- a CDS encoding YebC/PmpR family DNA-binding transcriptional regulator, which yields MSGHSKWATTKHKKAALDAKRGKLFARLIKNIEVAARTGGGDPEGNPTLYDAIQKAKKNSVPQDNIERARKRGAGEEAGGADWQTINYEGYGPNGVAVLIECLTDNRNRAAGEVRTALTRNGGSLADPGSVAYLFNRKGVVIMPKNDLTEDDVLMAVLDAGAEEVNDLGDNFEIVSEATDLIGVRKALQEAGYDYESADPTFLPSVSVPLDAEGAKKVFRLIDALEDCDDVQNVYANFDVSDEVLEEVGA from the coding sequence ATGAGCGGCCACTCCAAGTGGGCCACCACGAAGCACAAGAAGGCCGCCCTCGACGCCAAGCGTGGCAAGCTGTTCGCGAGACTCATCAAGAACATCGAGGTCGCCGCGCGGACCGGCGGGGGCGATCCCGAGGGCAACCCGACGCTGTACGACGCCATCCAGAAGGCGAAGAAGAACTCGGTCCCGCAGGACAACATCGAGCGTGCGCGCAAGCGCGGCGCCGGTGAGGAAGCGGGCGGCGCCGACTGGCAGACGATCAACTACGAGGGCTACGGCCCCAACGGCGTCGCGGTGCTGATCGAGTGCCTGACCGACAACCGCAACCGCGCGGCCGGCGAGGTGCGCACCGCCCTGACCCGCAACGGCGGCTCGCTCGCCGACCCGGGCTCGGTGGCGTACCTGTTCAACCGCAAGGGCGTCGTGATCATGCCGAAGAACGACCTCACCGAGGACGACGTCCTGATGGCCGTCCTCGACGCGGGCGCCGAGGAGGTCAACGACCTCGGCGACAACTTCGAGATCGTCTCCGAGGCCACCGACCTGATCGGCGTCCGCAAGGCGCTGCAGGAGGCCGGCTACGACTACGAGTCGGCTGACCCGACCTTCCTGCCGTCGGTGAGCGTCCCGCTCGACGCCGAGGGCGCCAAGAAGGTCTTCCGGCTGATCGACGCGCTCGAGGACTGCGACGACGTGCAGAACGTCTACGCCAACTTCGACGTTTCCGACGAGGTGCTCGAGGAAGTCGGCGCGTGA